Proteins from one Streptomyces sp. 840.1 genomic window:
- a CDS encoding aspartate aminotransferase family protein, translating to MKDDGPKGFDLAQLLAERGAERYELHTKHLNHQLPRMLHTIGFDKVYERAEGAHFWDAEGNDYLDMLAGFGVMGLGRHHPVVRKALHDVLDASLADLTRFDCQPLPGLLAEKLLTHSPHLDRVFFGNSGTEAVETALKFARYATGKPRILYCTHAFHGLTTGSLSVNGEDGFRDGFAPLLPDTAIELGDLDALRRELKRGDVAGLVVEPIQGKGVHASPPGFLRAAQELLHKHKALLIADEVQTGLGRTGDFYAYQHEEGVEPDLVCVAKALSGGYVPVGATLGKDWIFKRVYSSMDRVLVHSASFGSNAQAMAAGLAVLAVMEDEETVANARRTGDLLRERLAALVGRYELLHEVRGRGLMIGIEFGRPSSLKLRSRWTMLQAARKGLFAQMVVVPLLQKHRILTQVSGDHLEVIKLIPPLVIDEADVDRFVTAFTAVMDDAHDGGLMWDFGRTLVKQAVANR from the coding sequence ATGAAGGACGACGGGCCCAAGGGCTTCGACCTGGCGCAGCTCCTCGCGGAGCGCGGCGCCGAGCGCTACGAGCTGCACACCAAGCACCTCAACCACCAGCTCCCGCGCATGCTGCACACCATCGGCTTCGACAAGGTCTACGAGCGGGCCGAGGGCGCGCACTTCTGGGACGCGGAGGGCAACGACTACCTGGACATGCTGGCCGGTTTCGGCGTGATGGGGCTCGGCCGGCACCACCCGGTCGTACGCAAGGCGCTGCACGACGTCCTGGACGCCTCGCTCGCCGACCTCACCCGCTTCGACTGCCAGCCGCTGCCGGGGCTCCTGGCCGAGAAGCTGCTCACGCACAGCCCGCACCTGGACCGGGTGTTCTTCGGCAACAGCGGTACGGAGGCCGTCGAGACGGCGCTCAAGTTCGCCCGCTACGCGACCGGGAAGCCTAGGATCCTGTACTGCACGCACGCCTTCCACGGACTGACCACCGGCTCGCTCTCGGTCAACGGCGAGGACGGCTTCCGGGACGGGTTCGCGCCCCTGCTGCCCGACACCGCCATCGAGCTCGGCGACCTCGACGCGCTGCGGCGCGAGCTGAAGCGCGGCGACGTGGCCGGTCTGGTCGTCGAGCCGATCCAGGGCAAGGGCGTGCACGCCTCGCCGCCCGGCTTCCTGCGCGCCGCCCAGGAGCTGCTGCACAAGCACAAGGCCCTGCTCATCGCCGACGAGGTGCAGACCGGGCTGGGCCGCACCGGTGACTTCTACGCCTACCAGCACGAGGAGGGCGTCGAACCCGATCTGGTCTGCGTGGCCAAGGCGCTCTCCGGCGGCTATGTGCCGGTCGGGGCGACGCTCGGCAAGGACTGGATCTTCAAGCGGGTCTACTCCTCGATGGACCGGGTGCTGGTCCACTCGGCCAGCTTCGGCTCCAACGCCCAGGCGATGGCCGCCGGGCTGGCGGTCCTGGCCGTGATGGAGGACGAGGAGACCGTGGCGAACGCCCGCCGCACCGGTGATCTGCTGCGCGAGAGGCTGGCCGCGCTGGTCGGCCGCTACGAGCTGCTGCACGAGGTGCGGGGACGCGGACTGATGATCGGCATCGAGTTCGGCCGGCCGTCCTCGCTGAAGCTGCGCAGTCGCTGGACCATGCTGCAGGCGGCCCGCAAGGGCCTGTTCGCGCAGATGGTCGTCGTACCGCTGCTCCAGAAGCACCGCATCCTCACCCAGGTCTCCGGCGACCACCTCGAAGTGATCAAGCTGATTCCGCCGCTCGTCATCGACGAGGCGGACGTGGACCGGTTTGTGACCGCGTTCACAGCGGTGATGGACGACGCGCACGACGGCGGGCTGATGTGGGACTTCGGCCGGACCCTGGTGAAGCAGGCCGTCGCCAACCGC